One candidate division TA06 bacterium genomic window carries:
- the rpsG gene encoding 30S ribosomal protein S7, which produces MPRRRRPEKKKRAGDSKYGSVLVTRFINNILKKGKKGVAEKIFYGALDLIAEKTKQDGMVVFEKAIGNVKPVLEVKPRRVGGATYQVPIEVRPDRRTALAIRWILHAARVRSEHTMREKLAGELIAASNREGTAVKKREDTHRMAEANKAFAHFRW; this is translated from the coding sequence ATGCCCAGAAGAAGAAGGCCAGAAAAGAAGAAGAGGGCGGGAGATTCGAAATATGGGAGTGTGTTGGTCACCAGATTTATCAATAACATACTGAAGAAGGGGAAGAAAGGGGTGGCGGAGAAGATTTTCTACGGAGCCCTGGATTTGATCGCTGAGAAGACAAAACAGGACGGCATGGTGGTCTTTGAGAAAGCAATAGGCAACGTGAAGCCCGTCCTTGAGGTCAAACCAAGAAGGGTTGGCGGTGCTACGTACCAGGTTCCCATTGAGGTGAGGCCTGATAGGAGGACAGCGCTGGCAATTAGATGGATACTTCATGCTGCTAGAGTGCGGTCAGAGCACACGATGCGTGAAAAGCTGGCAGGAGAATTGATTGCTGCATCAAATCGCGAGGGTACAGCGGTGAAAAAGAGGGAAGATACTCACAGAATGGCAGAAGCCAACAAGGCTTTTGCCCACTTCAGGTGGTAG
- a CDS encoding 30S ribosomal protein S12, with the protein MPTINQLVRKGRKKITKRTKVPALMGSPQRRGVCTRVYATTPKKPNSALRKVARVRLTNGFEVTCYIPGEGHNLQEHSIVLIRGGRVKDLPGVRYHIIRGVLDTSGVDERRKSRSLYGAKRPKRTKIAGETK; encoded by the coding sequence ATGCCCACGATTAACCAGTTAGTTCGAAAAGGAAGAAAGAAGATAACGAAAAGGACGAAGGTCCCTGCTCTGATGGGATCACCGCAGAGAAGGGGTGTGTGTACAAGGGTCTATGCTACCACTCCGAAGAAGCCAAACTCCGCCCTGCGAAAGGTGGCTCGGGTTAGACTGACCAATGGTTTCGAGGTTACCTGTTATATACCTGGCGAAGGTCATAATCTTCAAGAGCATTCAATCGTCCTGATAAGGGGGGGAAGGGTAAAGGACCTGCCTGGAGTAAGATACCACATTATCAGGGGGGTTCTTGACACCAGCGGGGTTGACGAGAGGAGGAAGAGCAGGTCGCTTTATGGAGCCAAAAGGCCCAAACGGACCAAAATCGCTGGAGAGACTAAGTAA
- the rpoC gene encoding DNA-directed RNA polymerase subunit beta' encodes MIRDVGEKVVRPTDFDAIQIRLASDEIIRSWSYGEVAKPETINYRTQKPEKDGLFCERIFGPVKDYECNCGKYKHIRYKGVICDRCGVEVTLSKVRRERMGHIELSVPVAHIWFYKAVPSRIGLLADMTIGKLQRVLYYESYIVTDPGDAPVKKGTLLSEDEYAELLEQFGERMTARIGAEAIKDLLADLDLDELSANLRAHMKVETSVERRRKLLQRLGTVEAFRHSGNRPEWMILKVLPVIPPDLRPLVPLEGGRYATSDLNDLYRRVITRNNRLKNLVSIKAPEIILRNEKRMLQEAVDALLDNSRRARAIKGRGNRPLKSLSDSLKGKQGRFRQNLLGKRVDYSGRSVIVVGPELKLHQCGIPKTVALELFKPFIIKKLEDRGHAQSVKGAKRLLEKESPEVWEILEEIVKDHPVLLNRAPTLHRLGIQAFEPVLVEGKAIRIHPLVCHAFNADFDGDQMAVHVPLSFEAQIECFVLMLSTNNILSPANGRPLAAPRQDIVLGFYYLTKERPGEKLRESVFVSPDEVRHAMEAGVISLHSKIRIKWDGEIIETTAGRVFFNEILPEGVAFINDLLDEGKLSDLVSQVFKKLGPHETAIFLDRLKDLGFHYATLSGLTIGIDDMIVPAEKKDIIKEAQEEVSRIQADHSKGRITDGERYNRIIDTWTRATTSVGDATLKALKTDREGFNPIFMMADSGARGSAQQVRQIAGMRGLMTRPQKKITGQVGEIIESPITSNFREGLTVLEYFISTHGARKGLTDTALKTAEAGYLTRRLVDVAQDVIITEEDCGTILGLETRAIKEGEEVIEALKDRIVGRFALEDIINPITDDVIVNAGDGIGEAQAKEVEECSIEKVKIRSVLTCEAKRGLCRKCYGRNLATGDVVELGEAVGVMAAQSIGEPGTQLTLKTFHIGGTAVRIAEQSKISAKAEGKVKLENTKLTRGADGKLISLSRGGILTVTMPKGKQKYKIPYGARLEIEDRQDVKKGDTLFEWDPYSLVILSEAKGKVEFEDIVEGVTLREELDERTGRRQPVIIEQKEKTLQPKINVVSPKGRKTASSDAPTGAYILVKQGQSVVPGDILAKIPREVTKTRDITGGLPRVAELFEARKPKNQATVTEIDGIVSFGEPKRGYRTIVVTSDSGDEKEYAVPFGKHLRIHQGERVTAGDKLSEGPINPHDILSIKGATAVQEYLVNEIQEVYRLQGVSIDDKHIGVIVRQMLQKVRIEDPGDTIFIEGETLDKVQVKNENGRVMKDGSKPATFRPLLLGITKAALTTESFISAASFQETTKVLTDAAIHGKRDSLLGLKENVIMGSLIPAGTGMKEYRDLKVVAPEVEEETKAAG; translated from the coding sequence GTGATTAGAGACGTGGGAGAAAAAGTTGTAAGACCCACGGATTTTGACGCCATTCAGATAAGACTGGCCTCTGACGAGATCATACGGTCCTGGTCGTACGGTGAAGTTGCCAAGCCGGAGACGATCAACTACCGCACGCAAAAGCCAGAGAAGGACGGTCTCTTCTGCGAGAGGATTTTTGGACCTGTAAAAGACTACGAATGCAACTGCGGTAAGTACAAGCATATCAGGTATAAGGGTGTAATCTGTGACAGGTGTGGAGTGGAAGTCACTCTTTCCAAGGTGAGAAGAGAGAGGATGGGCCACATAGAACTGTCTGTGCCCGTGGCCCACATCTGGTTCTACAAAGCTGTCCCCAGTCGCATAGGGCTCCTGGCGGACATGACCATTGGGAAGCTGCAGAGGGTGCTCTACTATGAGTCCTATATTGTTACTGACCCCGGGGACGCTCCTGTGAAAAAGGGAACTCTGTTGAGTGAGGACGAGTACGCAGAGCTTCTGGAGCAATTCGGCGAAAGGATGACCGCCAGGATCGGAGCTGAGGCGATAAAAGACCTGCTGGCCGACCTTGATCTTGACGAACTCTCGGCAAACCTGAGAGCACATATGAAGGTTGAGACCTCGGTTGAGAGGAGAAGGAAGCTCTTGCAACGTCTTGGGACAGTTGAGGCCTTCAGACATTCCGGCAACAGACCTGAGTGGATGATATTGAAGGTGTTGCCTGTCATTCCTCCAGACCTCAGACCCTTGGTTCCACTTGAGGGCGGAAGATATGCCACCTCAGATCTGAACGACCTTTATAGAAGAGTAATAACCAGAAACAACCGTCTCAAGAATCTCGTTTCTATCAAAGCTCCAGAGATAATACTGAGAAACGAAAAGAGAATGCTGCAGGAGGCGGTAGATGCGCTGCTGGACAACAGCAGAAGGGCCAGAGCGATAAAGGGCAGAGGGAACAGGCCGCTAAAATCCCTGTCTGATTCGCTGAAGGGAAAGCAAGGAAGATTCAGGCAGAATCTCTTGGGCAAAAGGGTCGACTACTCCGGCAGATCCGTGATCGTGGTCGGTCCAGAGCTGAAGCTCCACCAGTGCGGTATTCCAAAAACCGTGGCCCTGGAGCTGTTTAAACCATTCATAATCAAGAAACTGGAGGATAGAGGTCATGCCCAGTCAGTAAAAGGCGCCAAGAGGCTTCTGGAAAAAGAATCCCCCGAGGTTTGGGAGATACTGGAAGAGATAGTGAAAGACCATCCAGTGCTTTTGAACAGAGCGCCGACCCTGCACAGATTGGGCATACAGGCATTCGAGCCTGTTCTGGTTGAGGGGAAGGCGATAAGAATACATCCCCTTGTCTGCCATGCGTTCAACGCAGACTTCGACGGAGACCAGATGGCGGTTCATGTTCCACTCTCTTTCGAAGCACAGATAGAGTGTTTTGTGCTCATGCTTTCTACAAACAACATCCTTTCACCAGCCAACGGGAGGCCCCTGGCAGCCCCGAGGCAGGATATCGTCCTTGGTTTCTACTATCTCACAAAGGAGAGGCCCGGAGAGAAGCTCAGAGAAAGTGTGTTCGTCTCTCCCGACGAAGTCAGGCATGCAATGGAGGCTGGGGTGATCAGCCTGCACTCAAAGATAAGGATAAAATGGGATGGTGAAATAATTGAGACCACGGCCGGTAGGGTCTTTTTCAATGAAATTCTCCCTGAAGGCGTGGCATTCATAAACGATCTTCTTGATGAGGGAAAGCTCTCTGATCTTGTATCACAGGTTTTCAAGAAACTAGGGCCTCATGAGACTGCCATCTTCCTGGACAGATTGAAGGACTTGGGGTTCCACTATGCTACGCTTTCGGGTTTGACTATCGGAATTGATGACATGATTGTTCCTGCAGAAAAGAAGGATATTATCAAGGAAGCCCAGGAAGAGGTGTCACGCATTCAGGCTGACCATTCGAAGGGGAGGATAACCGACGGTGAGAGATACAATCGGATCATTGACACATGGACAAGAGCTACGACCAGTGTTGGTGATGCGACTCTAAAAGCATTGAAAACGGACAGGGAGGGTTTCAATCCAATCTTCATGATGGCCGACTCCGGTGCGAGGGGTTCAGCTCAACAGGTGAGGCAGATCGCTGGCATGAGAGGCCTGATGACGAGACCTCAGAAGAAGATTACCGGGCAGGTGGGAGAGATCATAGAATCCCCAATCACCTCAAACTTCAGAGAGGGCCTGACGGTTCTGGAATATTTCATCTCGACTCACGGTGCGAGAAAAGGTCTGACAGATACCGCTCTGAAAACGGCCGAGGCGGGATACCTGACCAGGAGGTTGGTGGATGTTGCGCAGGATGTGATAATTACTGAGGAGGACTGTGGAACAATCCTGGGTCTGGAGACAAGAGCCATAAAAGAGGGCGAGGAAGTGATAGAAGCCCTTAAGGACAGGATTGTGGGAAGGTTTGCACTTGAAGACATCATAAACCCCATAACAGATGATGTAATCGTCAACGCAGGCGACGGGATTGGAGAGGCCCAGGCGAAAGAGGTAGAGGAGTGCAGCATCGAAAAAGTGAAGATACGCTCCGTTCTTACGTGCGAGGCAAAGAGAGGGCTGTGTAGAAAGTGCTATGGTCGAAACCTGGCCACAGGCGATGTGGTTGAGCTCGGTGAGGCTGTGGGAGTCATGGCTGCACAGTCGATAGGAGAGCCGGGGACCCAGCTCACACTTAAGACTTTTCACATCGGCGGCACAGCAGTCAGGATAGCTGAGCAGTCGAAAATATCTGCGAAGGCGGAAGGGAAAGTGAAGCTGGAAAACACGAAACTTACAAGAGGAGCCGACGGAAAACTAATTAGCCTCTCAAGAGGTGGGATTCTCACTGTTACGATGCCAAAGGGAAAACAGAAGTATAAGATTCCATACGGGGCAAGACTTGAAATAGAAGACCGTCAAGATGTGAAGAAAGGTGATACACTCTTTGAATGGGACCCCTACAGCTTGGTCATACTTTCTGAGGCCAAGGGTAAGGTGGAATTCGAAGACATCGTCGAAGGGGTTACTCTAAGAGAGGAATTGGATGAGAGGACTGGAAGAAGACAGCCGGTCATTATCGAGCAGAAGGAGAAGACTCTTCAGCCAAAGATAAATGTGGTCAGTCCAAAGGGCAGGAAGACGGCCAGTTCAGATGCGCCCACAGGTGCCTACATTCTTGTGAAGCAAGGGCAGAGTGTCGTTCCTGGCGATATTCTTGCCAAGATACCAAGAGAGGTGACTAAGACGAGGGACATCACCGGTGGTCTTCCCAGAGTTGCTGAACTCTTTGAGGCGAGGAAACCGAAGAATCAGGCGACGGTCACAGAAATAGACGGAATCGTCTCCTTTGGAGAGCCCAAGAGGGGTTACAGAACGATAGTGGTTACGAGTGATAGTGGAGACGAGAAGGAGTATGCTGTTCCTTTTGGGAAGCATCTCCGAATTCATCAGGGTGAGAGGGTCACTGCCGGAGACAAACTGAGTGAAGGACCAATCAATCCTCACGACATTCTGAGCATAAAGGGCGCCACTGCCGTTCAGGAGTATCTGGTCAATGAGATACAGGAGGTGTACAGGCTTCAGGGCGTCAGTATCGACGACAAACACATTGGCGTAATTGTTAGACAGATGCTCCAGAAGGTGAGGATAGAAGATCCAGGCGATACAATATTCATTGAAGGCGAGACACTCGATAAGGTTCAGGTTAAGAATGAGAATGGGAGAGTTATGAAAGACGGTAGTAAGCCGGCTACCTTCAGACCTCTTCTTCTGGGAATAACCAAGGCCGCACTGACGACCGAGAGTTTCATATCGGCGGCGTCTTTCCAGGAGACAACCAAGGTGCTGACCGACGCTGCCATCCATGGAAAGAGAGATAGTCTTCTGGGGCTGAAGGAAAATGTGATCATGGGGAGCCTGATCCCTGCAGGAACGGGCATGAAAGAGTATAGGGATCTGAAAGTGGTGGCCCCTGAGGTGGAAGAAGAGACAAAGGCTGCAGGATAG